A window of Watersipora subatra chromosome 10, tzWatSuba1.1, whole genome shotgun sequence genomic DNA:
CTAACAGGGGGATGAAAGGGTTTTTGAACCATTTGCAGGTAAATTAAGGTGTTCACTATTTAGTAAAACTGAGATGGTTTAGTGCATTCGGAGCTGTTGCCTGAAGGATAACAATTAAAGAACAGCTAGGTAAATATAATCACCACAAAATTGATTAATTAGGTCATGAACAAATAGATCGAGCGAAAAGTTAATGTttctgtatataaatctcagtatttTTCATGTGTCTGTTGGTTTAActgtcattcgtgtgtccagttatagtgattgaGTTTTAGTCACGAAAATTGCACTTTGCACTGAGTATGAACTTGGGATTTAGGTCTGCATACTGGTATGCTAAACCTTTAGACTACATGTCCAACTGGCCATAGTGATGAATAATTGCGCACATATTCATTCCATCGGTTAAAATAATCACACTTGAAGCACTTGGAAAATTACTATTGGTTTTTAACTAGCATGCTTGATTATTACTCgtaacgattattaagctggcttcaaatgctgctcttattatagtaaaaatctaGACGAAATTAAGCTACTAGCTTACCTGGTAAGTTACTTAAATctattgggtaattattttattacccgtgcaacccTAGGTATTCACATAGTTTAGAATAAACTATAAGGTTTTTGAAATGTTAACATTTGATAACAATAGTCACTGTAAAAGGAATTGTTTGGTTGGTTCAAGGAGCATTTTTAACGTAATTTATCACTCCTGTCTTTTAGTGAATAGGATCGAGAGAATGGGCAATCTTTTTGGGAAAAAATCTAGTACCAAACAGCAGCCATCACGGGTTACAGAAGCAGACAAAGCAGTTTTGCAACTTAAACAACAGAGAGATAAGTTGAAGCAGTATCAGAAGAAGATTCAGTCGTCTCTAGAAAGAGAGCGACAATTCGCCAAAAAACTACTAAGCGAAGGTATGGTACAtatgaacagtttcttttgTTACGCTTTCCTTAAATATTGTATGTCCGTTTTTATTCATTATACTAAAACCTTCACGTTTTAGCGGTTCTTTTTGAATTTGGTCTTTTTTTCTGCATTATATAGCAGTATTGGCCTAGTCACTGGTTGAGTGTTTCCAAACTCAATGCATTCTTCATAATTGATGCAGCCATTTCTTGAGAAAATTAAACACCTTTCAATTTATACTGGTCTTAACTGTGACCACATAAGTTACAAGCCCAACATTGTTACATAAGGCTAATgttgtaacaaaataacaatctAATATTTGTGCAAAGCATTTCACAAATATTTAATACTTTTAGCATAAATTTTCTATTTGTGTCGGATAATAGTGACATTCATACCatgcaatataaaacttattaatCTTTACATTCAtagatatattgttataaaagtaAGCGCTGTTTAAAGTATTCACTTtaataagacaactccaataatGCTTTGCTCAAGATACACAATACAAGCTTTGttcaatttaaaatatattaatttgtatGTGATATTGTATCATCAATTGTATCATGGCTTTTATTGGCAGGTAACAGAGACAAGGCAAAGCTTTTGTTACGAAAGAAGAAATTTCAAGAAGGGTTAATCGACAAAACAGAATCTCAACTTGAGACGATCGAGCAGCTGGTCAGTGCTTTATGTTTAGTGTTGTCACTCTTTCTTACATTTGTCATTTTTAAGCGGgaatatttttagcatttgtgaATTGCATTTGAATTATTGTGGAATTTTCAACAGGTTTCAAGGCCCTATTTATACAAATTGACTTCTGAGGCTCAATCTTATAAAGACAATGTTTTACCTCTTGAGCTTTGTTGTCTCGGCATCATTTCGAACTGACCTTTGACTTATAGTGCAGCAATAAAATGTTGGTTCGGCACCACGTTAGTTACAAGTAATTATCAAAGTCatttttgttatacatgtatttgttgttGCTCTTTTCTAAGTCTATATTCATTCTCCAGGTTCACGACCTCGAGTTTGCCCAGATTGAGTCACAAGTGCTTGAGGGTTTGAAAAAGGGAAATGAGTCACTCAAAAAAATGCAGCAACTCGTTTCATTGGATGAAGTCGAAAAGATAATGGATGAAACTGCAGATGCGGTTGAATATCAAAGACAAATCAGTGATCTTCTTTCTGGAGGGCTTACGGATGACGATGAAGCTGATGTACGTATGATAATAAAATTTGCAAACGATTTGTGCTTATCCTTTGCGCTGTATTTATTAGATCAAATGGTCAAAGTTCTGCCTCTTTTGGCCTGCCGAGCATTGACTAATTTCTTTGATAACTTGTAGAATTTTGTCAGAGAATAATTGAAGGATGGCTCTATAGTCCTGGATTTTACTAGTGCTGTCAGTTAATACACGAATTTATTTTTTCGGTATAAAACGCTAGCTAGTAAGCTTAAGcaattgtaaatttttcaacATAGAGGTGAGCAGCCTAAGGTTTGGTTTCAAGACACAAAGTAATGATGTCagtttttgcaaataaaatgtatcaTAATAGCAGCATTTATTATCATCGTGTAAGAGAGCATTGACCAGTTATACACAACCCTAAGAAGGCATGTAGATACTGAACATAGCGTTAAAAAACTAATTCGGataaacaaatagttttagagttgtgttctcctcTTTAATCTTGGTAGTAAATTGTTACTTTCAGTAAACGGCTATTTTAGCATGGCAATAGCTGTATGTTCTTTGCACAAACGCATCATATTGCAATCAAAAGGCATCTACTCATTTACACGACATTTATTATTAGGTGACAGATTttgtatgcatatattattTCTTTTAATCAAAAGTCAAACATTAAAATTTCTCGAAAGGCAGACACCATTTCATAAGTTGTTTGACAAGTTGAAAGTTTGTTAAATCTATTATAATAAATCGCACGCAGTTATCATGCGTCGTCCTGTGACTCTGTATAAATATCATAGGTCTCttcatttttttatgattttgtaCAAACTTCACACGCATATGCTCCGTGCCTTCCACCAGGTTGGCtgaaatatttggtttttaaaACTGTCTGGTTCCAAGAACCAGCTTCTTAAACACTCACCTGCTGTCGTTCTAGTTAGTATTATCTATTGGCTAAATTTTTTGGAGGTAATATTCTCCAAATCTCTGAATGGAAGGTGATCTCTTTTGGAACCTACCTGCAGCCAGAAAATGAAATCAGTTGCCTGGTATGGCAGATCATGTTGATAAATATGGGCTTTGTTGAGACAGAACAGGGTTGAATTCATCGTTAAACTTTCACATTAGTAAATCAAATTTTCGGCTTTAAGGATCACGAGAACAGCCACTGCCAACAGGTATCAACTGGCCATCCCAGTGAAGCGATATTTAATGACCATGCACACTGCAAGCAAGCTTTCCATTCTTCAGTCTGTCCAGGCagtcataaaatttattttactgatctaaGCCCTTTTGCTGAAATTATTTAAGCAAGCCCAACACTGAATCCTCTTCATGTGTTATTATTTGAATGAAAGTTCTTACAATGTGTAAGTACTTTCTATGCACCAGTATGAGTTTTCTATCTGTAACAACGCTGCTCCTTTTATGTTTCTCTCGAGGCTTCAAGGACACTGCTTATCTAGCCATCGATGATCTCTTAATCTTTCGCAGGTACTTGATGAGCTGAGTGAGTTGTTGGCCGCGGAGTCAGAAGAACAAGAAGTAACCTTACCAGAAGTGCCAACTGAGGAGCTTCCATCCGGTGAACCAGTCCAAGAAACGCAGGGAAAGTCCCGGGAGAAACCAGCTAGAGAAGCAATGCTAGCATCATAGGGCAatgcctttttattttttatcctatATTCATGGACTGAGTTCTTGACTCATTTTGCAGCGCATGTTTGTCAATATCAAGTTTTACTTCCATTTGTGAGAACCTTGGCGCATCAGATGAAATATCACTTGTTGTAGTAACTTACTGATGATGTAATAACGTCAGCACCTTCAACtcttatattattgttatagagGGTAAGACAGCGACTAATTTATCTTTAatacttatcttgtatcttTTTCTTAAATGCTATAATAGATATTTATACTGGACagaataatgaaaaaatataaattgagGCAAACAAGCGGTGGACTACAGAAATGCTGAGAACACCAAAGTTGTACCGACTCAAATTAACACTGCATTGCTATTACGGCTATATACAGTCAATGGCAATCTTGCACCACATATAGTATTCAAGAAATGTAGCTATGCATAAAACAGAGCCAGTTTCGAaatgcaatgatgctatcacttcCGGACACTATGTATCCCTTTAAAAGAAGATGACATCACAAACATGTGTTATCTGGACAGACACTGGCAATTTGTCATAGATATTGGACTAGGAGTGAGTTAagctttgtaaatatatatgttagtGTTGTCATTGTCACGTTCCATGTAGTCTCTTTCGATAAGGCTTTCTATTCTTTTCTTCAAGTCTTGAGCCTGCAACAAACAGACAACTCTTCTAATAACAACTGGTTACGTAattgaagatgaacttgcacaaaactactagattttatcagaaacgATCTGTgttgttctatcatttgctattgtttccAAGTTTCTTCTGACTATTAGGATTTGTCAAGagtaaaatcgacaaaactttacGGTTAAAAGAATCTGAggaaaaatatgtgcaaaatgatgttaC
This region includes:
- the LOC137406558 gene encoding charged multivesicular body protein 6-like, with amino-acid sequence MGNLFGKKSSTKQQPSRVTEADKAVLQLKQQRDKLKQYQKKIQSSLERERQFAKKLLSEGNRDKAKLLLRKKKFQEGLIDKTESQLETIEQLVHDLEFAQIESQVLEGLKKGNESLKKMQQLVSLDEVEKIMDETADAVEYQRQISDLLSGGLTDDDEADVLDELSELLAAESEEQEVTLPEVPTEELPSGEPVQETQGKSREKPAREAMLAS